Genomic segment of Deltaproteobacteria bacterium:
CTTGCGGGAGAACAACTACTGGGGTTTCCTGCACGACCCCATCGGCATCAAGCGGCGCGAGTGCATCGGCTACGAAAAGCTCATGTGGGCCACGGACTTCGCCCACGCCGCCAGCGAGTACCCCAACTCCATCCCGATAATGGAAAGGGACTTCGAGGGCGTGCCCGCCCACGAGAAGCGGGCGATGCTGGTGGACAACTGCGTGAAGTATTTCGGGCTGGATGCGTGAACGTGCCGCCCCCACCCCTGGATCCCCGCTTCCGGAGGGATGACGAATCGGGGGTCGGGCACATGAAGGAGTTGCCGTGAACGACGTCGGCACCACCCACGAGGACCTGGAGAAGTACCTGGCCGGCCACCACATGGTGGGAGCGGGCCTGCGGCGCGAGGGCATGGCGCCGCCGCGCACGGGCGTCACCGGCGCCCACTGGCGCTGGGAGGGGATCTACAAGGGTCTCATGCGCTCCGGCGAGATCGTCACCGTGGGGCCCAACGGCATGACCGGCATGCGCTCGGTCACGGGCATCGAGGCCACCCGCTTCCCCATCTGGATGAACGTGCAGATCCTCATGCCCGGCGAGCGCACCCAGGGACACCGCAACACCCGCAGCGAGACGCGCCTGGTGTGCGAGGCGCCCAGGGAGGCCGCGTTCGTGTGCGAGCACGAGGCGTTCCCCATGGAGCGGGGCGACGTCATCATCAGCCCGTCCTGGACCTACCACGACCACTGGAACCAGGGCTCCACCCCCGCCCTCTACGTCGACGGCTACGACAACGGCTACAACGGCGGGGTGAACCTCAACGAGCGGCTGCCAGTGGACAACCCCTACCAGGAGATCCACAAGCCCGACCGCTACGGCGTGCGCACCCGCGGCCTGGCGCGCCCCATGGCCCACGGCCGGCCGTATCCGCTGCCGCCCATGCGCTATCCCTGGGCCGAAACCCGCGCCGCCCTGACCGCCTTGCAGGAAGCGGGCGAGGAAGACCCTTGCGAGGGTGTCCACCTGATGCTCGCGAGCCCGGTGGACGGCGGCCCCACGCTCCCCACCATCGCTTGGCACGCGCAGCTCCTGCGGGCGGGGCAGACCACCCTGAGCCACCGGCACAACAGCAACACCTTCTACCACGCCTTCGAGGGCGAGGGCGCCGTGGTCATCGAGGGCGAGCGGCTGGAATGGAGCCAGGGGGACATCTTCGCCGTGCCCGCGTGGACATGGCACCATCACGAGAACGGGCACCAAGGCGACTCCATCCTGTTCTCCATCGATGACTGGCCCGCGCAGACCAAGCTCGGCTTCTACACCAAGGAGACCGCGCCGGCCGACCGCCAGGACGGGTAGAGGGCGCGCGACAGACCGAAAAGGGAGACCATCCATGGCGAACCCCAAGCTCCGTCTCGGCTTTCGCGAGCCCGAGGTGGACACCAACCGGCCCTTTGTCGACGGCACCGTCCAGGTGGAGGGCTTCGACCTGGAGATCAGCGACTTCCACGGCCCGGAGACCATCGACGCCTGGGACGCGAGCTTCGGCGGCCTCATGCGCACCAAGAGCAAAGGCAACCATCCCTACGTCTCGATCCCGGCGTACCCCAACCGCAAGTTCCGCATCGCCTACATCTTCGTGAGCACCGCCTCAGGCATCGACGGCCCCAAGGACCTGGAGGGGAAGCGCGTGTACGTGAGCAGCACCGCCGGCGTGTGGGCGCGCGGCGCGCTGCAGAATTACTACGGCGTGGACCTGACGCGTGTCCGCTGGTGCATGCCCCACCCCGAGGCCGAGAGCTGGGGCGAGGGCATCCAGGTGGAGCCCCTGCCGCACATCTCCGGACCGGAGGCCGAGCCGCTGGACGAACTGCTGCTTTCGAACGAAGTCGACGCGGTCATCGAGCCCAACGTGCTGCCGTCCGTCAGCCGCCGCGACCCGCGCGTCCGGCGCCTGTTCCGGGACTACAAGAACGAAGAGCTGAACTACTACAAGGCCACGGGCATCTTCCCCATCAGCCACATGGTGACGCTCAAGCAGGACTTCGTCGACCAGTACCCGCACGCGCCGGTGGCGCTCCTGAAGGCGTACCGCCAGGCGCGCGACGTGGCCATGGACCGCCTTTACGGCGCCGACCCCGAGGTACTCATCACCTCCTGGGTGGCCGCCGCCATCGACGAACAGCGCGCCGTCATGGGCGAAAACTACTGGTCCTACAACATCCAGGACAACGTCACCTCGCTGGAAGCCATGATGACGTTCGCGCACCAGTTCGGCCTGACGCAGGAGAAGCTCGATTACGAGGACTTCTTTCACCCGGAGGCGGCCGCGCTGGAGGGTGTGTAACCACACAAGGAGACGAACATGAGTGAAGTCGTCAACACCGACGATCCGCGGCTCGATGAGCTGCACCGCATCATGGCGGAGAACTCCCTGGCGGGGCACTGGCAGCCGCGCCAGCCCATGCCGGAGCTGAAACCGCACCTGTGGCGCTGGCCGGTGATCTACTCCTGCCTGATGGAGTCCGGCGAGGTCGTGAAGCTCGGGCACATCGACGAGGCGGCCAAGCGCCGCACCGTGCAACTCGTGAACCCCGGCCTCACAGCCTTCAAGTCCACCACCCGCACGATCCAGATGTCCATCCAGCTCGTGAAGCCCGGCGAGCGGGCCGAGTGCCACCGCCACACCGCCGCGGCACTGCGCTTCGTGGTCGAAGGCGACGGCACCGGCTACACCACGGTGGAAGGCGAGGAAATGCACATGGA
This window contains:
- a CDS encoding cupin domain-containing protein; its protein translation is MNDVGTTHEDLEKYLAGHHMVGAGLRREGMAPPRTGVTGAHWRWEGIYKGLMRSGEIVTVGPNGMTGMRSVTGIEATRFPIWMNVQILMPGERTQGHRNTRSETRLVCEAPREAAFVCEHEAFPMERGDVIISPSWTYHDHWNQGSTPALYVDGYDNGYNGGVNLNERLPVDNPYQEIHKPDRYGVRTRGLARPMAHGRPYPLPPMRYPWAETRAALTALQEAGEEDPCEGVHLMLASPVDGGPTLPTIAWHAQLLRAGQTTLSHRHNSNTFYHAFEGEGAVVIEGERLEWSQGDIFAVPAWTWHHHENGHQGDSILFSIDDWPAQTKLGFYTKETAPADRQDG